A single genomic interval of Aliiroseovarius sediminilitoris harbors:
- a CDS encoding ester cyclase, with protein MDVQSKNKALIAPVRAAMYDFDAGKLRKALADACAPDAVFHLCFPFGDSIGAGAFCDTAYRDLLDAWPDLERRDYIVMAGPDEDGAEWVGCGGYYTGTFEAPWLDIPPTGHQVHMRFHEFFRIEDGKIVEFQGLWDIPEVMMQAHAWPLAPSLGREWHVPGPATCDGILTGPYDMNKGTASRQHIIDMLEHMKRHPSQGGPEVMEMDRFWHEKMSWYGPSGIGTGRGIRGFRNWHQIPFLSGMPDRGKYVDQIDYHFFGDGDYAAVTGWPDMIQTVTHGGWLGIAPSGKKITMRSLDFWRIENGKIRENWVLVDLLDAYDQLGVDVFARLREFNKVRHMGRLNIPDGMS; from the coding sequence ATGGATGTTCAAAGCAAGAACAAGGCTCTGATCGCACCTGTGCGGGCGGCGATGTATGATTTTGACGCGGGCAAACTGCGCAAGGCGCTGGCAGACGCCTGTGCACCGGATGCGGTGTTTCACCTGTGTTTCCCGTTTGGCGACAGCATCGGGGCCGGCGCCTTTTGTGACACTGCCTATCGCGACCTGCTGGACGCCTGGCCGGATCTGGAGCGGCGTGATTATATCGTCATGGCCGGACCGGACGAAGACGGCGCGGAATGGGTCGGCTGTGGTGGCTATTACACCGGCACGTTCGAGGCCCCGTGGCTGGACATCCCCCCCACCGGTCATCAGGTCCATATGAGGTTTCACGAGTTCTTCCGCATCGAAGACGGCAAGATCGTCGAATTTCAGGGCCTGTGGGACATTCCCGAGGTGATGATGCAGGCCCATGCCTGGCCGCTGGCCCCGTCGCTTGGGCGCGAATGGCATGTGCCGGGTCCGGCCACCTGTGATGGTATCCTGACCGGCCCCTATGACATGAACAAGGGCACCGCGTCCCGTCAGCATATCATCGACATGCTGGAACATATGAAGCGCCACCCCAGCCAGGGCGGCCCCGAAGTGATGGAGATGGACAGGTTCTGGCACGAGAAGATGAGCTGGTATGGCCCATCGGGCATCGGCACCGGTCGCGGTATCCGGGGGTTCCGCAACTGGCATCAAATCCCGTTTCTGTCGGGGATGCCGGATCGCGGCAAATATGTGGACCAGATCGACTATCACTTCTTTGGCGATGGCGATTATGCTGCCGTGACCGGGTGGCCTGACATGATCCAGACCGTCACCCATGGCGGCTGGCTGGGCATCGCGCCGTCGGGCAAGAAGATCACCATGCGCAGCCTTGATTTCTGGCGCATTGAAAACGGCAAGATCCGGGAAAACTGGGTGTTGGTCGACCTGCTGGATGCATATGACCAGTTGGGTGTGGACGTGTTTGCACGTCTGCGGGAGTTCAACAAGGTGCGCCATATGGGGCGCCTTAATATCCCTGATGGAATGAGCTGA
- the hisD gene encoding histidinol dehydrogenase — protein MTITHLKRGKPEADRAEDDAQTAAVVAATLKDIETRGDAAVRELAVKFDGYDRDSYRLTQQEIDALIAKVSPRELADIKFAQSQVTKFAQAQRDSMLDIEVETLPGVILGHKNIPVQSVGCYVPGGKFPMVASAHMSVATAKVAGVPRIIACTPPFNGEPNPAVIAAMHLGGAHEIYVLGGIQAVGAMALGTETIAPVHLLVGPGNAFVAEAKRQLFGRVGIDLLAGPTETMVIADDTAADAELCATDLLGQAEHGYNSPCVLLTNSRKLAEDTMAEIDRLLQILPTAGTAKVSWDDYGEVIVCDTYEEMLKVADDIASEHVQVMTDRDDWFLENMTCYGALFLGPRTNVANGDKVIGTNHTLPTKKAGRYTGGLWVGKYLKTHSYQKVTTDEAAAMIGEYGSRLCMLEGFVGHAEQCNIRVRRYGGVNVPYGEGAPYRDAAE, from the coding sequence GCCGTGCGCGAGCTGGCGGTGAAGTTTGATGGCTATGACCGCGACAGCTATCGCCTGACGCAACAAGAGATTGACGCGCTGATCGCGAAGGTCAGCCCGCGCGAGCTGGCGGACATCAAGTTTGCGCAATCGCAGGTCACAAAGTTCGCCCAGGCGCAGCGCGACAGCATGCTGGACATAGAGGTCGAGACCTTGCCGGGTGTGATCCTTGGTCACAAGAACATCCCGGTGCAGTCGGTCGGCTGCTATGTGCCGGGCGGCAAGTTCCCGATGGTGGCAAGCGCGCATATGTCGGTGGCCACCGCGAAGGTTGCGGGTGTGCCGCGCATCATCGCCTGCACGCCGCCCTTCAACGGCGAACCGAACCCCGCGGTGATCGCCGCGATGCATCTGGGCGGCGCACACGAGATTTACGTGCTGGGCGGCATCCAGGCCGTGGGCGCGATGGCGCTTGGCACGGAAACCATTGCCCCCGTGCATCTGCTGGTTGGCCCCGGCAATGCCTTTGTCGCGGAGGCCAAGCGGCAGCTTTTCGGCCGCGTCGGCATCGACCTGCTCGCCGGCCCGACCGAGACCATGGTGATCGCCGACGACACCGCTGCCGACGCCGAACTGTGCGCCACCGACCTTCTGGGTCAGGCCGAGCATGGCTATAACAGCCCCTGCGTGCTGCTGACCAACTCGCGCAAGCTGGCCGAGGACACGATGGCCGAGATCGACCGCCTCCTTCAGATCCTGCCCACCGCCGGCACCGCGAAAGTGTCGTGGGACGATTATGGCGAGGTCATTGTCTGCGACACATATGAAGAAATGCTGAAGGTCGCCGACGACATCGCGTCCGAGCACGTGCAGGTGATGACCGACCGCGACGACTGGTTTCTTGAGAACATGACCTGCTATGGCGCGCTGTTCCTGGGGCCGCGCACCAACGTGGCCAATGGCGACAAGGTGATCGGCACCAACCACACGCTGCCGACCAAGAAGGCGGGCCGCTATACCGGCGGGCTGTGGGTCGGAAAGTATCTGAAAACACACAGCTATCAGAAGGTCACAACGGACGAGGCCGCGGCGATGATCGGCGAATACGGCTCGCGCCTGTGCATGCTGGAAGGCTTCGTCGGCCACGCCGAACAATGCAACATCCGCGTGCGACGCTATGGCGGTGTGAACGTGCCTTATGGCGAAGGCGCGCCCTATCGCGACGCAGCAGAGTAG
- a CDS encoding SDR family NAD(P)-dependent oxidoreductase, which translates to MDKLPKTPSFRLDGRRALVAGASSGIGLACAAALGEAGAEVVLAARRADALKALVGEMTAAGMSARALPLDVSDIAGTQAAIAGNGPFDVLVNSAGLARHSPATETTEADFDAVSDLNIKGAYFLTQAVAKGLIAAGKPGSLINISSQMAHVGGVDRAVYCATKHAVEGFTKSMAIEWGRAGIRVNTICPTFILTDLTRSTFEQPDKRAWIEDKIKLGRVGEVEDIMGAVQFLASDASSLVTGTALMIDGGWTAE; encoded by the coding sequence ATGGATAAACTGCCCAAAACCCCCTCGTTTCGACTTGATGGTCGTCGCGCGCTTGTGGCCGGGGCCAGTTCCGGGATCGGCCTGGCGTGCGCGGCTGCTTTGGGCGAAGCCGGGGCCGAAGTGGTTCTGGCCGCCCGGCGCGCCGATGCGTTGAAGGCGCTGGTCGGCGAAATGACGGCTGCGGGTATGTCTGCCCGTGCGCTGCCGTTGGACGTGTCCGATATTGCGGGCACGCAGGCGGCGATTGCGGGAAACGGACCCTTTGATGTGCTCGTGAACTCCGCCGGACTGGCGCGCCACAGTCCCGCGACCGAGACCACCGAAGCGGATTTCGACGCGGTGTCCGACTTGAACATCAAGGGCGCTTATTTCCTGACCCAAGCGGTGGCGAAGGGGCTGATTGCAGCCGGAAAGCCCGGCAGCCTGATCAACATATCCTCGCAAATGGCGCATGTGGGCGGGGTGGACCGGGCGGTCTATTGCGCGACCAAACACGCGGTCGAGGGCTTCACCAAGTCGATGGCGATCGAATGGGGCAGGGCGGGCATCCGCGTCAACACGATCTGCCCGACTTTCATCCTGACAGACTTGACCCGATCCACCTTTGAGCAGCCGGACAAACGCGCCTGGATCGAAGACAAGATCAAGCTGGGTCGCGTGGGTGAGGTCGAGGATATCATGGGCGCGGTGCAATTCCTGGCCTCGGACGCGTCCAGCCTTGTCACCGGCACGGCCTTGATGATCGACGGGGGATGGACCGCAGAATGA